A portion of the Candidatus Roseilinea sp. genome contains these proteins:
- a CDS encoding 3-oxoacyl-ACP reductase encodes MNEVASLPVAVITGAAGGIGKGCAAQLAADGYAVVIADLRDDAARATAETFAAQGRPALALPVDITDPDACAAMIARTVEAFGRVDVLVNSAGISRPEPSLDVSPENWRRMIEVQLNGVFFAAQAAGRQMVKQGWGGCIVNISSINAEAAFPMRTAYACAKAGVNMMTKTLAIEWAQYGIRVNAVGPCHTETDMTFENIRRGVVSVEALKRRIPLGRLATVEDVANAVSFLCSPRAAFITGHTLYVDGGYLAFGYW; translated from the coding sequence ATGAATGAAGTCGCATCTCTTCCCGTCGCCGTCATCACCGGCGCAGCCGGCGGCATCGGCAAAGGCTGCGCTGCCCAACTCGCCGCCGATGGCTACGCCGTCGTGATCGCCGACCTGCGCGATGACGCCGCGCGAGCAACCGCCGAGACGTTCGCCGCGCAGGGCCGGCCGGCCTTGGCGCTGCCGGTGGACATCACCGACCCCGACGCGTGCGCCGCCATGATCGCCCGCACCGTTGAGGCGTTCGGGCGCGTGGATGTATTGGTGAACAGCGCCGGCATCAGCCGGCCCGAGCCGTCGCTCGATGTTTCGCCCGAGAACTGGCGACGCATGATCGAGGTGCAGCTCAACGGCGTGTTCTTCGCCGCTCAGGCCGCCGGCCGACAGATGGTCAAGCAAGGCTGGGGCGGTTGCATCGTGAACATCTCCTCGATCAACGCCGAGGCCGCCTTCCCCATGCGCACAGCCTATGCGTGCGCCAAAGCCGGCGTGAACATGATGACCAAGACGTTGGCCATTGAGTGGGCGCAATACGGCATCCGCGTCAACGCTGTCGGGCCGTGCCACACTGAGACCGACATGACGTTTGAGAACATCCGACGGGGCGTGGTGAGCGTAGAGGCGTTGAAAAGGCGCATCCCGCTGGGGCGGCTGGCGACAGTCGAGGACGTCGCCAACGCCGTATCCTTTTTGTGCTCGCCCAGGGCGGCCTTCATCACCGGTCACACGCTCTACGTGGACGGCGGCTACCTGGCGTTCGGTTATTGGTAA
- a CDS encoding argininosuccinate synthase codes for MSRILQSLPKGEKIGIAFSGGLDTSAAVTWMREKGGIPYAYTANLGQPDEPNYDEIPERALKHGAEKAVLVDCRKQLVHEGLVALQCGAFHISTAGKTYFNTTPLGRAVTGTMLVNAMKEDGVNIWGDGSTYKGNDIERFYRYGLLVNPNLRIYKPWLDPAFVAELGGRKEMSEWLERRGFKYRMSAEKAYSTDANIWGCTHEAKHLEFLDASAYIVNPMMGVRFWDPSVKIEPEVVKVTFYEGMPVEINGREYHDPVALVMEANKIGGRHGLGMSDQIENRIIEAKSRGIYEAPGMALLFIVYERLVTAIHNEDTIENYRTLGRRLGRKLYEGRWFDPQAMMLRESLQRWVGKAVTGTVTLELRRGDDYTILNTTGPHLTYHPERLSMESGKAEFGPLDRIGQLTMRNLDIADSREKLGVYARAGVLNLDGGAELGLLEAAARSASPAPQPKPPGDDGEWITDLEG; via the coding sequence ATGTCAAGAATCTTGCAATCTCTCCCCAAAGGCGAAAAGATCGGCATCGCGTTCAGCGGCGGCCTGGATACCAGCGCGGCCGTCACCTGGATGCGCGAGAAAGGCGGCATTCCCTATGCCTACACGGCCAACCTCGGTCAACCCGATGAGCCGAACTACGACGAAATTCCGGAACGCGCGCTCAAGCATGGCGCCGAGAAAGCGGTGCTGGTGGATTGTCGCAAGCAACTGGTGCATGAGGGCCTGGTGGCGCTGCAGTGCGGCGCGTTCCACATCAGCACCGCCGGCAAGACCTACTTCAACACCACGCCGCTGGGCCGCGCCGTGACCGGCACCATGCTGGTGAACGCCATGAAGGAAGACGGCGTCAACATCTGGGGCGACGGCAGCACTTACAAAGGCAACGACATCGAGCGCTTCTACCGTTACGGCTTGCTGGTGAATCCCAACCTGCGCATCTACAAGCCGTGGCTCGACCCGGCGTTCGTCGCCGAGCTGGGTGGGCGCAAGGAGATGAGCGAGTGGCTGGAGCGGCGCGGCTTCAAGTACCGCATGTCGGCTGAGAAGGCTTACTCCACGGATGCCAACATCTGGGGGTGCACGCACGAAGCCAAACACCTGGAATTTCTGGACGCCAGCGCCTACATCGTCAACCCCATGATGGGCGTGCGGTTCTGGGATCCGTCGGTGAAGATCGAGCCGGAGGTGGTCAAGGTCACTTTCTACGAAGGCATGCCGGTCGAGATCAACGGGCGTGAGTATCACGATCCGGTGGCGTTGGTGATGGAGGCGAACAAGATCGGCGGCCGGCACGGCTTGGGCATGAGCGATCAGATCGAAAATCGCATCATCGAGGCCAAGAGCCGAGGGATATACGAAGCGCCCGGCATGGCGCTGTTGTTCATCGTCTACGAACGGCTGGTCACGGCCATCCACAACGAGGACACGATCGAGAACTATCGCACGCTGGGCCGCCGGTTGGGGCGCAAGCTCTACGAGGGCCGCTGGTTTGACCCCCAGGCGATGATGTTGCGCGAGAGCCTGCAACGTTGGGTGGGCAAAGCGGTCACCGGCACGGTCACGCTCGAACTGCGCCGCGGCGATGACTACACCATCCTGAACACCACCGGGCCGCACCTCACCTATCACCCCGAACGGCTGAGCATGGAGAGCGGCAAAGCCGAGTTTGGCCCGCTCGATCGCATCGGCCAACTGACCATGCGCAACCTCGATATTGCCGATAGCCGGGAGAAGCTGGGCGTGTATGCCCGGGCCGGCGTGCTGAACCTAGATGGCGGCGCCGAATTGGGCCTGCTGGAAGCAGCCGCGCGATCCGCGTCGCCTGCGCCTCAGCCCAAGCCCCCCGGCGATGACGGCGAGTGGATCACGGATCTGGAGGGCTAG
- a CDS encoding TetR family transcriptional regulator, which produces MVEMTAARTRRERDKLHQRQAILNAAREIAASEGWSAVTTRRVAERIEYTHPTIYEHFESKGALLAELTREGYRLLLAELQAARARARDPEQVVRDMAQAYCAFAWTHRELYEAMHGLSGVSIEPEAYRKEGEAVIAEARAVLEAWAKAEGVKLMNADDAVLILWSTLHGIASLALNKQIVGGKKHAAALAARVVDDLLSAWRVAKRV; this is translated from the coding sequence ATGGTAGAAATGACGGCGGCGCGCACCCGGCGCGAGCGCGACAAGCTCCATCAGCGCCAGGCCATCCTCAATGCGGCGCGCGAGATCGCCGCCAGCGAGGGCTGGAGCGCTGTCACCACCCGCCGCGTCGCCGAGCGCATCGAATACACGCACCCCACGATCTACGAACACTTCGAGAGCAAAGGCGCGTTGCTGGCCGAACTGACCCGCGAGGGCTACCGGCTGCTGCTGGCCGAGCTGCAGGCCGCCCGCGCCAGAGCGCGTGACCCTGAGCAGGTCGTCCGTGACATGGCGCAGGCGTATTGCGCCTTCGCCTGGACACACCGTGAACTCTACGAGGCGATGCACGGCCTGAGCGGCGTCTCTATCGAACCCGAGGCGTATCGCAAAGAAGGCGAAGCCGTGATTGCCGAGGCGCGCGCCGTGCTTGAGGCCTGGGCTAAGGCCGAGGGGGTCAAGTTGATGAATGCAGACGATGCTGTGCTGATTCTGTGGAGCACGCTGCACGGCATCGCATCGCTGGCGTTGAACAAACAGATCGTGGGCGGCAAGAAGCACGCCGCCGCGTTGGCTGCCCGCGTCGTGGATGACTTGTTGTCGGCCTGGCGCGTGGCGAAACGGGTCTAG
- a CDS encoding 3-hydroxyacyl-CoA dehydrogenase yields MTYKIQTAVVLGAGTMGGGIAALLAGVGIPVTLLDLPAPGGDRNSLVKALWERQVKASPAALFYADAARRVTLGNLEDDFDAVGRADWIIEAIIEQLGPKQELMARVDAARKPGSIVSSNTSGIPIHAIAEGRSEDFRRHFLGTHFFNPPRYLKLLEIIPTADTRPEVVTFMRDFGAQRLGKGVVIAKDRPNFIANRIGAFIGQYRMQAAIDNGYTVEEVDALTGPLIGNPKTGTFRLADLVGLDVMAHVVNNLYEYAPEDESRAAFVIPEVMQRLIAQNALGNKTGAGFYKKVTTPDGATEYHVLNLQTMQYEPPTKPRFSVIDETKDLALPERIRAIFDRFADDRGGLFIVETTLPILAYAARRIPEIADSIADVDNAMRWGFNAEAGPFELWDMIGVRRGREMMRERDIAVPQWVDDMLAAGVESFYQRVDGRVVGAYQPQAHYAPLRRSKFHIVLAENRGTPRELRRNASASIHDLGDGILNLEFHSKGNTLDHYINDLALAALEMLERDEWRGLVVANQGKDFCLGANIGLFILLAGTGDPNAIENAVKGLQDYLMAFRFAPKPVVTAPRQRALGGGAEVVMAGARTVAAAETYMGLVEFGVGVIPAGGGCKELLRRVVSPHMTNDQVDALGYLQQVFETIAYAKVSESAFVARERGFLSPCDVIVMNDDDLIGAAKATAIHLAETGYTPPDRNAASIYAIGRRGKAAMEMAVNTLRWGQYISAHDALIARKLAHVLCGGDLSAPQWVTEQYILDLEREAFCSLLGEPKTQERISHMLKYAKPLRN; encoded by the coding sequence ATGACTTACAAAATCCAAACCGCCGTCGTCCTCGGCGCCGGCACGATGGGCGGGGGCATCGCCGCCTTGCTCGCCGGCGTCGGCATTCCCGTCACGTTGCTCGATCTGCCGGCGCCAGGAGGCGATCGCAATAGCCTCGTCAAGGCGCTGTGGGAACGGCAAGTAAAGGCCAGTCCTGCGGCGCTGTTCTATGCCGATGCCGCCCGGCGCGTGACGTTGGGCAACTTGGAGGACGACTTCGACGCCGTCGGGCGCGCCGATTGGATCATCGAGGCGATCATCGAGCAGTTAGGGCCGAAACAGGAGTTGATGGCGCGCGTGGATGCAGCGCGCAAGCCCGGCAGCATCGTGTCGTCGAACACAAGCGGCATCCCGATTCATGCCATTGCCGAAGGGCGCAGCGAAGATTTTCGCAGGCACTTCCTGGGCACACACTTCTTCAACCCGCCGCGCTACCTTAAGCTGCTCGAAATCATCCCCACGGCAGACACGCGGCCTGAGGTTGTGACCTTTATGCGCGACTTTGGCGCGCAACGGTTGGGCAAGGGCGTGGTGATCGCCAAGGACCGCCCCAACTTCATCGCCAATCGCATCGGCGCGTTCATCGGCCAGTACCGCATGCAGGCTGCGATTGACAACGGCTACACCGTCGAGGAAGTGGACGCGCTGACCGGCCCGCTCATCGGCAACCCGAAGACCGGCACCTTCCGCCTGGCCGACCTGGTGGGGCTGGACGTGATGGCGCACGTGGTCAACAACTTGTACGAGTATGCGCCGGAGGACGAGAGCCGCGCGGCGTTTGTCATCCCCGAGGTGATGCAGCGCCTGATCGCGCAAAACGCGCTCGGCAACAAGACCGGCGCCGGCTTCTACAAGAAAGTCACAACGCCCGACGGCGCAACGGAATACCACGTCCTGAACCTGCAGACCATGCAGTACGAGCCGCCAACCAAACCGCGCTTCAGCGTAATTGACGAGACCAAAGACCTGGCGCTGCCCGAACGCATCCGGGCGATCTTCGATCGCTTCGCCGACGATCGCGGCGGCTTGTTCATCGTCGAGACTACGCTGCCGATCTTGGCCTACGCCGCGCGACGCATCCCGGAGATCGCCGATAGCATCGCCGACGTTGACAACGCCATGCGCTGGGGCTTCAACGCCGAGGCCGGGCCATTCGAGCTGTGGGACATGATCGGCGTACGGCGCGGGCGCGAAATGATGCGCGAACGCGACATCGCCGTGCCGCAGTGGGTGGATGATATGCTGGCTGCCGGCGTCGAGTCGTTTTATCAGCGCGTAGATGGGCGCGTGGTCGGCGCATATCAGCCGCAGGCGCATTACGCGCCGCTGCGTCGCTCCAAATTTCACATCGTGCTGGCCGAGAACCGGGGCACGCCGCGCGAGCTGCGGCGCAACGCCAGCGCCAGCATCCACGATCTGGGCGATGGCATCCTCAACCTGGAGTTTCACTCCAAGGGCAACACGCTGGATCACTACATCAACGACCTGGCGCTGGCAGCGCTGGAGATGCTCGAGCGCGATGAGTGGCGCGGGCTGGTCGTCGCCAACCAGGGCAAGGACTTTTGCCTGGGCGCGAACATCGGGTTGTTCATCTTGCTGGCCGGCACGGGCGATCCGAACGCGATTGAGAACGCGGTGAAAGGACTACAGGACTATTTGATGGCCTTCCGCTTCGCACCCAAGCCGGTGGTGACCGCGCCGCGCCAGCGCGCGCTCGGCGGCGGCGCCGAGGTGGTGATGGCCGGCGCGCGCACCGTCGCTGCCGCAGAGACCTACATGGGCCTGGTCGAGTTCGGCGTGGGGGTGATTCCGGCGGGCGGCGGCTGCAAAGAACTGCTGCGTCGCGTGGTTTCGCCGCACATGACCAACGACCAAGTGGACGCGCTCGGCTACCTGCAACAAGTGTTCGAGACCATCGCTTACGCCAAAGTGAGCGAGAGCGCGTTCGTCGCGCGCGAGCGCGGCTTTCTCTCGCCTTGCGACGTAATCGTGATGAACGACGACGACCTGATCGGCGCGGCCAAGGCGACGGCGATCCACCTGGCCGAGACCGGCTACACGCCGCCCGACCGCAACGCGGCTTCGATCTACGCCATCGGCCGGCGCGGCAAGGCAGCGATGGAGATGGCCGTGAACACGCTGCGCTGGGGCCAGTACATCAGCGCGCACGATGCGCTGATCGCGCGCAAGCTGGCGCATGTGCTATGCGGCGGCGACTTATCGGCCCCGCAATGGGTGACCGAGCAATACATCCTCGACCTGGAGCGCGAGGCGTTCTGCTCGCTGCTCGGCGAGCCGAAGACCCAAGAGCGCATCAGCCACATGCTGAAATATGCCAAGCCGTTGAGGAATTAG
- a CDS encoding glycosyl transferase family 1: MRIALFTETFLPRVDGVTNTLCRLLDHLAARGHESILFAPEGSPARYAHTPVIGLPGRRLPMYPDFQLISPLAPIAGPLRDFAPDLVHTLNPITLGLAAMRRAREMRVPVVASYHTDVPGFMMRWGYAWPARWVARYMRWVHNQADLNLCPSSVTLEALARQGYRRLKVWGRGVDTALFNPDKRSAAWRIRLTCGQPERPLLLFVGRLSHEKRVHWIHRALQALPDVRLAIVGDGPARAALQRLFFDAPVVFTGVLRGEDLAAAYASADLFVFPAANETLGNVVLEAMASGLPVVAPRSGGLLDCAVHGETALLFEPEDCQALVAAVRALVQDPTRAKQMGQAGRARVEPRTWASVLDGLLDDYRALLAPQPAPVAARSPAPHRLPQADRRSLA; this comes from the coding sequence ATGCGCATTGCCTTATTTACCGAGACCTTCCTGCCGCGTGTGGACGGTGTGACGAACACGTTGTGCCGCTTGCTCGATCACCTGGCGGCGCGCGGGCACGAGAGCATCTTGTTCGCGCCGGAGGGCAGCCCAGCGCGCTATGCCCATACGCCGGTGATTGGATTGCCCGGCCGACGCTTGCCGATGTATCCGGATTTCCAGTTGATCTCGCCATTGGCACCCATCGCCGGGCCGCTGCGCGACTTTGCGCCCGACCTGGTGCATACGCTCAATCCCATCACGCTGGGTCTGGCCGCGATGCGCCGGGCGCGCGAGATGCGCGTGCCGGTCGTGGCGTCGTATCACACCGACGTGCCCGGCTTCATGATGCGCTGGGGCTATGCCTGGCCGGCCCGGTGGGTGGCGCGCTACATGCGCTGGGTGCACAACCAGGCCGACCTCAACTTGTGCCCTTCGTCGGTGACGCTGGAGGCGTTGGCGCGCCAGGGCTATCGCCGGCTGAAGGTGTGGGGACGCGGTGTGGATACCGCCCTCTTCAATCCCGACAAGCGCAGCGCAGCCTGGCGCATCCGCCTGACGTGCGGGCAACCGGAACGACCGCTGCTGCTGTTCGTCGGGCGGCTCTCGCACGAGAAGCGCGTGCATTGGATCCATCGCGCCCTGCAAGCCCTCCCGGATGTTCGGCTGGCGATCGTAGGCGACGGGCCGGCACGCGCAGCGTTGCAGCGTCTGTTCTTCGATGCGCCGGTCGTCTTTACCGGTGTGTTGCGCGGCGAGGACTTGGCAGCCGCCTACGCCAGCGCAGACCTCTTCGTCTTCCCCGCCGCCAACGAGACACTGGGCAATGTCGTGCTTGAGGCGATGGCGTCCGGCTTGCCGGTCGTCGCACCGCGCTCCGGTGGCTTGCTGGATTGCGCTGTGCATGGCGAGACGGCACTGCTGTTCGAGCCGGAAGATTGCCAGGCGCTGGTCGCTGCCGTGCGCGCACTGGTGCAAGACCCGACGCGAGCCAAACAGATGGGGCAAGCCGGCCGCGCGCGCGTCGAGCCGCGCACATGGGCGTCGGTCCTCGACGGATTGTTGGACGACTATCGCGCGCTCCTGGCGCCGCAGCCTGCGCCCGTCGCCGCGCGCTCCCCCGCGCCGCACCGCTTGCCGCAAGCCGACCGTCGCAGCCTCGCATAA
- a CDS encoding acyl-CoA dehydrogenase yields MKFKQPFATTKGDTGDGPTSTVAAEAAHAPTTKPVDKALDYFDFDSLLRPEERAVRDRVRAFVEDEVTPVINEYWEKDETPMFLLKKLAALNICGGSIQGYGCPGFSPLLTGLVQFELTRGDGSIGTMFGVTSGLGMMSIYLCGSEAQKQQWLPRLARMEAFCAFGLTEPYIGSDASHIQTTAKKVGDTYVLNGAKRWIGGATFADVTVIWAQDDQTGQVGGFLVEKDTPGFYPTKMKGKLALRALPNADIKLENCVIPASNRLEKANSFRDTAAVLRATRLGVAWAAIGHAQAAYELALAYAKKRHQFGRPIAGFQLIQEKLVKMLAELEYMKITTAHLSRLSETPSKLTDGMASLAKMNNAAKARQIVATAREILGGNGILLEHHVMRHFADMEAVYSYEGTNEINTLVVGREITGLQAFA; encoded by the coding sequence ATGAAATTCAAACAGCCGTTCGCGACAACGAAGGGCGACACCGGCGACGGCCCGACGTCAACCGTTGCGGCCGAAGCTGCCCATGCGCCCACGACGAAACCTGTTGACAAGGCGTTGGACTACTTCGACTTCGATTCGCTGCTGAGGCCGGAGGAGCGCGCGGTGCGCGACCGCGTGCGCGCTTTCGTCGAAGACGAGGTCACGCCGGTGATCAACGAGTACTGGGAGAAAGACGAGACGCCGATGTTCCTGCTGAAGAAACTGGCTGCGCTGAACATCTGCGGCGGCTCGATCCAGGGTTACGGTTGCCCAGGCTTCTCGCCTCTGCTCACCGGCTTGGTGCAGTTCGAACTCACGCGCGGCGATGGTTCCATCGGCACGATGTTCGGCGTGACCAGCGGGCTGGGCATGATGAGCATCTACTTGTGCGGCAGCGAGGCGCAAAAGCAGCAATGGTTGCCTCGGCTGGCGCGCATGGAGGCGTTCTGCGCGTTCGGCTTGACCGAGCCATACATTGGCAGTGACGCCTCGCACATTCAGACCACAGCGAAGAAGGTCGGCGACACCTACGTGCTGAACGGCGCCAAGCGCTGGATCGGCGGTGCCACCTTCGCCGATGTGACGGTGATCTGGGCGCAGGATGACCAGACCGGCCAGGTGGGCGGCTTCCTGGTTGAGAAGGATACGCCGGGCTTCTATCCGACCAAGATGAAGGGCAAGCTGGCGCTGCGCGCCTTGCCCAACGCGGACATCAAACTGGAAAACTGCGTCATCCCGGCAAGCAATCGCCTTGAGAAGGCCAACTCCTTCCGCGATACGGCAGCCGTCTTGCGCGCCACGCGCCTGGGCGTGGCGTGGGCGGCGATCGGGCATGCGCAGGCTGCCTATGAGCTGGCCCTGGCCTATGCCAAAAAGCGCCATCAGTTCGGCCGCCCCATCGCCGGCTTCCAGTTGATCCAAGAGAAGTTGGTGAAGATGCTGGCCGAGCTGGAATACATGAAGATCACCACGGCGCACCTCAGCCGGCTGAGCGAGACGCCGAGCAAGTTGACCGACGGCATGGCCTCGCTGGCCAAGATGAACAACGCGGCCAAGGCGCGGCAGATCGTCGCCACAGCGCGCGAGATCTTGGGCGGCAACGGCATCCTGCTGGAACATCACGTCATGCGCCACTTCGCCGACATGGAAGCGGTCTACAGCTACGAAGGCACGAACGAGATCAACACGCTCGTGGTCGGGCGCGAGATTACAGGGCTGCAGGCGTTTGCGTGA
- the trpD gene encoding anthranilate phosphoribosyltransferase, translating to MIQQAIAKLFTHTSLTAEEAEEAMNDIMRGAATPAQIGAYLAALHMKGESADEVVGSMRALRAHMARIPTHQPKLIDVVGTGGDRSNTFNISTTTAFVVAGAGVPVAKHGNRAASSQSGSADVLHALGVKVDLTPEQVGRCIDEIGIGFAFAPVHHPAMKNVAGARREIGQRTIFNIIGPATNPALARHHLLGVWDWRYVRLMADVLVQLEDAHALVVSGSSPQVAGIDELTTVGPNRVAEVRDGRVTEYSLDALDYGFRPATLDDLGGGSPEFNAAITRAILSGEDVQARCDVVLLNAGAALYAADAAPDIATGIEMARESIRSGAALQKLEALVALSQKLGSDSGVASR from the coding sequence ATGATCCAACAAGCCATCGCCAAGCTGTTCACCCACACTTCGCTCACGGCTGAAGAGGCTGAGGAAGCGATGAACGACATCATGCGCGGCGCGGCCACGCCGGCGCAGATCGGCGCTTACCTGGCTGCGCTGCACATGAAGGGCGAATCCGCCGATGAGGTTGTGGGCAGCATGCGGGCGCTGCGGGCGCACATGGCGCGCATCCCCACCCATCAGCCCAAGCTGATTGACGTGGTCGGCACCGGCGGCGACCGCTCCAACACCTTCAACATCAGCACGACGACCGCATTTGTGGTGGCCGGCGCCGGCGTGCCGGTGGCCAAGCACGGTAATCGCGCCGCATCGTCGCAAAGCGGCAGCGCCGACGTGCTCCACGCGCTGGGCGTGAAAGTGGATCTGACGCCGGAGCAGGTCGGCCGTTGCATAGACGAGATCGGCATCGGTTTCGCTTTCGCGCCGGTGCACCATCCCGCCATGAAGAACGTCGCCGGCGCGCGCCGCGAGATCGGCCAGCGCACCATCTTCAACATCATCGGCCCGGCCACCAATCCCGCCCTCGCCCGCCACCACTTGCTCGGCGTGTGGGATTGGCGCTACGTGCGCCTGATGGCCGATGTGCTGGTGCAACTGGAGGACGCGCACGCCTTGGTCGTCAGCGGCTCGTCGCCGCAGGTGGCCGGCATTGACGAGCTGACGACCGTTGGCCCCAACAGGGTCGCCGAAGTGCGCGACGGTCGGGTCACTGAGTATTCACTCGACGCGCTGGATTACGGCTTCAGACCGGCGACGCTCGATGACCTGGGCGGCGGCTCGCCGGAGTTTAACGCGGCCATCACCCGCGCCATCCTCTCCGGCGAAGACGTGCAGGCGCGCTGCGATGTGGTGCTGTTGAATGCGGGTGCGGCGCTCTACGCCGCCGATGCTGCGCCGGACATCGCGACCGGCATCGAAATGGCGCGCGAGAGCATCCGCAGTGGGGCCGCTCTGCAGAAGCTCGAGGCGCTGGTTGCGCTGAGCCAGAAGCTGGGCAGCGATTCAGGCGTCGCTTCACGTTAG
- a CDS encoding MFS transporter, with product MAPHSATEARLTLLRLAAIVAVSFGLTLISSTLEPALLGSKIIALVPDRSADAAVFGAVTFGGLIVAVFTQPLIGAWSDRANTRLGRRRPFMEAGAVGVVVGLVLIVAADSLVLLAIGLLLTQLGANSVLAAWQPVIAEGVPQAQRGLAAGFKAGFDLLAAIIGRLAAAELVSLQPEWGSAALYAAIAVPIAGLLLTLFAAMRAMGVDRSPPKAEAPLTLAGTLRQAFTVDVRAHPAFGWWFANRVLFWAGVIGSSVFLLFAARDVFGMSEAEAQRVIGRLIVVLGVALGLVIVPAGWLADRIGRRPMVIVAGLMAAAGAGLAVIGFNFILPAAILIGAGTGIYLSSSVALINDIVPKADAARYLGVANIATAGGSALARLGGGALISGLNRMSGSGVMGYQALYAVVAVLFLLSAVVMALAPAARLTSSPSRARASATAAD from the coding sequence ATGGCCCCCCACTCCGCAACCGAAGCGCGCCTCACGCTCCTGCGCTTGGCTGCCATCGTCGCCGTCAGCTTTGGCCTCACCCTCATCAGCAGCACGCTTGAGCCGGCGCTGCTGGGGAGCAAAATCATCGCACTCGTCCCCGACCGCTCGGCCGACGCTGCGGTGTTTGGCGCGGTTACGTTTGGCGGCTTAATCGTCGCTGTCTTCACCCAACCGCTCATCGGTGCCTGGTCAGATCGGGCGAACACGCGGCTAGGCCGGCGGCGGCCCTTCATGGAGGCAGGGGCGGTCGGCGTGGTTGTCGGTCTGGTCCTGATCGTCGCAGCGGACTCGCTCGTGCTGTTGGCGATCGGCCTGCTCCTCACCCAGCTCGGCGCGAACAGCGTCCTGGCCGCGTGGCAGCCGGTCATCGCCGAGGGCGTGCCGCAGGCGCAGCGCGGCTTGGCCGCGGGGTTCAAGGCTGGTTTCGATCTCCTGGCGGCGATCATCGGCCGGTTGGCGGCTGCGGAGCTGGTGAGCCTACAGCCGGAGTGGGGGAGTGCAGCGCTCTATGCGGCGATCGCTGTCCCGATTGCCGGACTGCTCCTCACCCTGTTCGCTGCTATGCGGGCCATGGGTGTAGACCGGTCGCCGCCAAAGGCCGAAGCGCCTCTGACCTTGGCGGGCACGTTGCGCCAGGCCTTCACCGTGGACGTGCGCGCGCATCCGGCCTTTGGCTGGTGGTTCGCCAATCGCGTGTTGTTCTGGGCTGGGGTGATCGGGTCGAGCGTCTTCTTGCTGTTCGCTGCGCGCGACGTGTTCGGGATGAGCGAGGCCGAGGCGCAGCGCGTGATCGGCCGGTTGATCGTTGTGTTGGGTGTGGCGCTTGGATTAGTGATTGTGCCGGCGGGCTGGCTGGCGGATCGAATAGGGCGTCGGCCGATGGTCATCGTTGCCGGACTGATGGCTGCCGCCGGCGCCGGGCTCGCCGTCATCGGTTTCAATTTCATCCTACCGGCGGCCATCCTGATCGGCGCAGGCACGGGCATCTATCTGAGCAGCAGCGTGGCGCTGATCAACGACATTGTGCCAAAGGCGGATGCGGCGCGTTACCTGGGCGTGGCCAACATTGCGACAGCCGGCGGCAGCGCATTGGCCCGGTTGGGCGGCGGCGCGCTCATCAGTGGGCTGAATCGCATGAGCGGCTCCGGCGTGATGGGCTATCAAGCGCTCTATGCGGTCGTTGCCGTCCTCTTCCTGCTCAGCGCAGTCGTGATGGCGCTTGCGCCGGCGGCGCGTCTGACCAGTAGCCCCAGTCGCGCCCGCGCCAGCGCGACGGCAGCAGATTGA